The region CAGCTAAAATTTCACTCAGTTTAGGTCTCAATACAGCTTGCTGTAACTGTCCTGTTCCTGACGATCAACTCAAGGAAAATCACGAAACTGTCCAACTATCTATATTAAAAGCAACTAGTACAAATGAAAATAATATTAATTGCTGTTTTACTATCCAAGGCACTAATCTAAAAGTCAATGAAGAAATAGTTTTTCATGCCCCAATTGCTAGTTCAAATTCACATACAGATAGTAACGTTATTGCTAAGAACTGGAATTTCTCTATTTCAAGCGGACAACAAGTCGTTTTTGAAGCTTGTACACGTGTCAGCACCAGTAGAGATATTGATACTAGAATAGGCAGCAATAAAATTAATGATTCTTTTTCTAATCTCTTGGCAAATTCAGCAAAAGTCTGGTCTGATTTATGGAAAAGATCCGATATAGAAATTACTGGTAGTTCTAATGACCAATCAGCTCTTCGCTACAATATTTTTCAATCAATAGCTAACTGTTCGGCCAATGATAGCACTGTCAGTATAGGAGCACGCGGTCTAACTCATACTCGTTATAAAGGCTGTTATTTTTGGGATACCGATTTCTTCATGTTACCATTCTATATATTCACACAGCCTAAAGCGGCAAAAAGTTTAATGGAATATAGAGTAAACACATTATCTCAGGCTAAAGATCATGCTAAGAAGATGAATAGTGCTGGTGCAAGGTATCCTTGGATGACTTCTTTTGATGGTACGGAACAATGCGAAACTTGGGATATTGGTGCTAGCGAATTACACGTTACAGCTGATATTGTTTTCGCAATGCAACAGTATATCGCCTATTCTGGCGACATGAATTTTTACAAAGAAGCAACAGAAGTCTTCATCGAGACAGCACGTTTTTGGGCAAGTCGCTGTACAAAGCAAGCTGATGGTAGCGCTGATATTTTGTTCTGCAAAGGCCCAGATGAATATTGTGGAATTACGAACAATAATCTTTTTACAAATTACATGGTAAAAAACAACCTAGAATTAGCTTGTAAAGTAGCTAATGAACTTAAAGTCACAAGAAAAGAAGCTTATCAAGCTTTAAATCTATCCGATACAGAAATTGAAAACTGGCTACAATTAAGTAAGAACTTACGTGTATGTAGGGATTCTCAAACAGGTCATTTGTTGCCAGATGAAACCTTTGCCCGTTTAGAACCAATCGATCTTGGAAAGCTTAAGTTTGGTGATGAAGCAAGCTACCACAATGTTTCATTTGATCGTCTACAACGATACAAAGTTATTAAGCAAGCAGATACTTTATTGTTAATGTCACGCATGCCGCAAAAATTCACTAAAGAAGAACGCTTACAAGCTTGGCTAGACTTTGAGCCATTGTGTTTACATGATTCCACTTTAAGTTTTGCCAGTCATGCACTATTTGCAGCTCAGAACAATCTCTCTGATGCAGCCAATAACTATTGGCAAAAGGCCCTATATTTAGACTTACACGATATAATGCACAACACTGGTAAGGAGGGCCTGCACTTAGCTTGTATAGGAGAAACCTGGTCAACTCTGTTCTTTGGATTTTTAGGTGCTAAATTTGATGGTGATAAAATTTCCTTCTCGCCAAATCTACCTAGGAATTGGGAAAATGTAAAACTCAATTTCAACTTTCACAACAAAAGATACTCTCTCCTAGCTTCAAATAAGCAATGGGAACTACGTGAAATTTAAGCTATCAATTTTAAAAGTTCAGCACAACACCAAATTAAAAAGCTGGGAAAATTCCCAGCTTTTAATCGTTCTAAAAGTATGGATCTACATTTTCAGCATTAGCCTCTAAAGGTGGATATTTGCAAATAGACTCAGGCTTGCTGCGTCCTTCTTCTTTCTCACCATCACGCCACAACACCTCTAGGCGCATTTTGTGATAGTCATGCGTACGGAGCTTCTCTTTGGACGGACGATAAAGCTGGTAAATATAGCGATACTCAAATTGTGGATCGTCTTTGTAATAGACCTTCAGATAAACTTCACCTGTTTTGAAATTCTTCTCTGGATTTTTAGATTGAATGTTTGCATAATCAATCCCCTGTAATTGACGATACTCTTCATATTTAATCGTTGCCAAAATTGAGCGTAACGGCGTATTAAAATAAACGTAAACAGCTGTTACAATAATAAAAAGCAAAAGCACAATTAGCAGCATGAACTTAAAAAATAGCTTAGGTGTCACAAAATACTTTTTTAAGATCGCAAACTGGCTCTCACTTCTACTTAACGCTTTCTGTTCTATTGGCTCGGAATCTTGCATATGTGCTTAGCTCCTCTTTTACACGTAATTGTTGTAAATATCCAAAGGCTTATATTTGGGCTGACTGTTTAACGCTTTCTCATTTAATTCAGCTGTGGCTTTGGGGCTTGTAGATACTACTAAACGCATTTTATGGAAGCTATGTTTCTGATAAGGATGTTTAAGGTTAGCTATATACAGGGCGTAATGATATTCATACACATGATCTGGATCGTCTTTGTAGAGGACTTTAACAAAGGCAGTTCCTGACTTATAATCAACCAAAACCTTTTTGCTTTGAATCAAGCGCGCATCTATGCCTTGTGCCTGCCGATATTCCTCATATTTAATCGCTGCCAAAATTGAACGTAAAGGAGCATTAAAGAAAAGATACCTAGCAAATTGAAATAGCACAAATAAACCAAGTGCTAAGCTCAAGAAAATAATTGCTTTTTTCACAGTCTGATGCTCCGTTCATGTTTATTGCCATAATGCCTAACGAAAAGCTAATTTATAATGGTTTATCACAAAAATAATATTGTAGGTAAAGCCATACAGCTACATTCTTAGAAGCTATTAACATCTTAAAGCTGTTAATTTCCTGGGCTTCTTATGCTTTTTTCTTCCCTTAACTGTCAAAGTTAAATTTTCTTTCACAGATTGCTTTCACTCAAAAACATGCTAATATATGTTCCAAACACAAATCTAGTCACGACTTTGAAAGGAAGCTAACTATGCCAAACCGGCACGGAACTAAAGCTATTAAAACTGAACGCTTATTATTGCGTCCTTTCCGCCTGACAGATAGCAAAGCTATGTATACTAACTGGGCAAGTGATGACAAAGTAACTAAATATGTGACCTGGCCAACTTATAAGTCTGTAGCTGATGCAGATACATATTTGCAATGTATTGTCAGCCATTACAGCGAAGCTGATTTCTACAACTGGGGTATTTGTTTGAAAGAAGAACCTGATCTAGTTATCGGCAATATCAGCGTAAATAAGCAATTTTACGAAATAAAAGCAGCTGATATTGGTTATGTCTTAAGCCGTAAATATTGGAATCAAGGTTA is a window of Amygdalobacter nucleatus DNA encoding:
- a CDS encoding DUF3139 domain-containing protein, encoding MQDSEPIEQKALSRSESQFAILKKYFVTPKLFFKFMLLIVLLLFIIVTAVYVYFNTPLRSILATIKYEEYRQLQGIDYANIQSKNPEKNFKTGEVYLKVYYKDDPQFEYRYIYQLYRPSKEKLRTHDYHKMRLEVLWRDGEKEEGRSKPESICKYPPLEANAENVDPYF
- a CDS encoding glycosyl hydrolase family 65 protein; this translates as MQQNLSLEPWSISTSSNTEDSFAESIFFTGNGRMGARAYMPFFQEKRSAEIGLFVAGIFGEIKPGITDFVNLPTPIWADIECNKQHMIFNSPIQTQLDFKTGLRTQTYTARNNGISLSIEHQMFFSMADPSLLVQRYNITASNSAKISLSLGLNTACCNCPVPDDQLKENHETVQLSILKATSTNENNINCCFTIQGTNLKVNEEIVFHAPIASSNSHTDSNVIAKNWNFSISSGQQVVFEACTRVSTSRDIDTRIGSNKINDSFSNLLANSAKVWSDLWKRSDIEITGSSNDQSALRYNIFQSIANCSANDSTVSIGARGLTHTRYKGCYFWDTDFFMLPFYIFTQPKAAKSLMEYRVNTLSQAKDHAKKMNSAGARYPWMTSFDGTEQCETWDIGASELHVTADIVFAMQQYIAYSGDMNFYKEATEVFIETARFWASRCTKQADGSADILFCKGPDEYCGITNNNLFTNYMVKNNLELACKVANELKVTRKEAYQALNLSDTEIENWLQLSKNLRVCRDSQTGHLLPDETFARLEPIDLGKLKFGDEASYHNVSFDRLQRYKVIKQADTLLLMSRMPQKFTKEERLQAWLDFEPLCLHDSTLSFASHALFAAQNNLSDAANNYWQKALYLDLHDIMHNTGKEGLHLACIGETWSTLFFGFLGAKFDGDKISFSPNLPRNWENVKLNFNFHNKRYSLLASNKQWELREI
- a CDS encoding GNAT family N-acetyltransferase — encoded protein: MPNRHGTKAIKTERLLLRPFRLTDSKAMYTNWASDDKVTKYVTWPTYKSVADADTYLQCIVSHYSEADFYNWGICLKEEPDLVIGNISVNKQFYEIKAADIGYVLSRKYWNQGYMTEAVKAVINYLFTSENFNRIQASHAANNPGSGKVMQKSSMQYEGCLRQAVKNNTGICDKKVYAILADEYKQNK
- a CDS encoding DUF3139 domain-containing protein — encoded protein: MKKAIIFLSLALGLFVLFQFARYLFFNAPLRSILAAIKYEEYRQAQGIDARLIQSKKVLVDYKSGTAFVKVLYKDDPDHVYEYHYALYIANLKHPYQKHSFHKMRLVVSTSPKATAELNEKALNSQPKYKPLDIYNNYV